From the genome of Cydia amplana chromosome 24, ilCydAmpl1.1, whole genome shotgun sequence:
ctatttataagtcCAACCCCGACGAGTTAAAGAATGTcttgagatttttattttatgattttcttTTGTTTAAGAAGCCATTgacctaagtatttattttcttgttattattatcttgtggattaattaataaaacagaATTTACTTTAGGatattaatttagtaattagtcGTATTAATTTATAAACAGATGGTTTAAGTCAAAATATGTACTAAAAAGTACAGTTTTTTACTTATTCACCTaggccagtggttcctaaccttttcagtccggtcacccctatgactaactagggaacctgattttacccctcctcccaatggtaataaaaaataaaacgtgtacgtttgttgtattgttaaattaggttagcttattacccccgtaaaataccagttttacccccacgggggtaattacccccaggttaggaaccactgacctAGGCCTTAAAAATAGTCCATCGTTTTTACAGAACGAAGATTTTTTTAGAATTCGTCCTTCCACGggaaaaaagttttcacttaaaattaattCATACGCGGGTGGCGTATACTGTAAAGGAAACAACCACCCTAAGTTCCGTACCTaacactattatataatctgtgaccTAACTACCCTAGTACCTAAAcgcaaaatttataaaaattagtcTCAATTTTAAAGATACCTATATCATGTCAACCGatattaaattatgattttagcgggtctaacgcgaattttgtgtcaaaaaggcgaaagttttaaatttgGTTGCAGAATTAGCTGCTTTAAATATATTGTGCTGAAAATACGCATTAAAATGTTTCCTACTCAAACTGACCACCATATTCAAATCACGTCACGCTAACCAAATCATCCATGAAAACGGAAAACTCCGAAAAACCAAAACTTACAAACTCTTTACAGATAAAAATGAGGATCCTTTCCACCCTCATACTGGGCGTTTTACTACCCCTAGCGGCGCGCGCCAACCAATCGCAGCTCGAGCTGTCCGAGGGACAGCCAATCAGCGAGCAGCTATTCGGCGAGGGAAAGAGGCAGATAGAGACGCCGGAGGTGGTTCTGCAGTTGAAATATGACCGGGGGGAACTGAATAGGATATATTTGGCGCAGTTCCGCAAGAACAAAGGACGCTGGGCACCGTCAGTGCCTGCCACAGACAACCTGTGCTCGGACCTGTGCCactcaggtttttttttttttttttgtggtttCAGTTAAGTGATGTGAGTGCTTGTGTTTATGGTTTTTATGTTTGTGGAAATTTGTTTTAGATTATGGAAACGGTAagttatgtgttttttttgggTATGTTCAAATCTTTTAGCTACCTAACACacgtttgtaaataaaaacaaatgaagtacacatatgtattttaatagagaagttttatgaaaagatcGAACTTATCTACACTACGaagcattaaaataataaaaacgaagTACTTAAAATCAacatgcataaataaataaatatttattagcaaCGGTTATAATAGGTTATTAGATTATTAATGATTGATGTTTATGGTTAcaataaattaattgtttttaagcgcttatttaatgacattttaacgggtagtttaatttaattcaattcaatgtatttatttaatagacaacaatggcccataatggttagtaacaattaagattaaaaactaagtgttagtTGACCAAAAACAGACAGCAATAACGTTTAATCAAGAGTATTTTATATTTCAGAATAGAGTTACAACTAGAGTTAGAATACCTATAGTTGTAAGAGAATCGAAATCTTGAATTAAGATTCCGAATTCTCGAAGAACgtcaaaaatacaaataaagttaaaaataattaaggttGTCCCATAGATGAATTATGATTTTTCAGCGCTTTTTCACGAATTATAATGAATGGACATTTGATAATATTTCATAGTGCATACCAAAACGACGAGAAACAATGAATAACGTACTAATTCGGTATTTTTTTCGTACTATGCAGCTACGGAACCTTTTGTTTTGTGTAATTCAATACGCccttatcattttttttactttaatttttattttattttaaatgaatggtttaaaactacatatttcaacttattcaattattaatgaatttaattGTATACGTATTCTACCTACACTGAACTCCAAGTACACATCAATgtgaatattataataattaatagaaataggtaattaaatttaataattaatgccattaatgccatttggcattaagtccgccatttgtacattgttgtatatattttgtgcaataaagtttaaataaataaataaattaataaaaaaaatcaccaacCAAATACTTGAAACCTAAATGGGTGCCAAGCTGCAAAATTCTGTAGATGATCAGATTATTTAGGACAAATTGATCAAATCAAATCTTCACACTAGCAATCCGaaaaacataatacataatataagaaaatcaattacttataaataatgTTGACGTGTTTCTTGCTACCTAAATGTTCTGCTtacctatttacttaatttatttttttaactttttattcaAGTTTCATACCTATTCATTGAAGTTTTTCGGGTTCTTGACGCCTATAGGTATGCACCTCCTATCTACAActacgtaactacatacatatatttaatatggTTGTGTACTTATCTTACTTTGTAACAAATACCTTCATATAAAATCTAAAGTGATAATAGGTAAGAGTCAATGACCCGTCACTATTTTTGTTTCGAATACTTAGTTTTTCGACTATTtttttactacctatatataaaaaaaatctttattaaggtataattaaattgaaattacATGCcagatataaaaaataataattaattaaagcaATTGTAAAGTAAAGATGTCTAAATACTATTATATAACTGCATACAGGGCTGGGCGGGCTTCCCTGCGGCGAAACATGCGCAGACATGATTCCAGTGGGTCTCAAGTCCCACCTGATGGAAGACCCACACGAAAACATAACAGATGCTGAATATGGCGAGCCTCGTGTGGCCGTGTGTCCCGCACTGTGCCAATACGGACTGGGTAAGTtaaatattagctgaaaattgttgagcattagagttttagtTTGCCGCAACATCTATTGAACtaacagaactgataatgtccgctacttggcGCTAGATGtcaactacgaaataactcgcgttttcgTAAGAAaacggatgtatggagttaTATAGGTACccctctttctttacttatatttctctatagtACCACTCGTGGCCCTCAAGAGTCTTGAGTCTTGAGTCAAGACCCACCTGATAAACTCACACGACAAAATCACAGATATATCAATATGGCTTGGGTACATACAGTAGTCGACGCAGTGTAAGAACAATATGGTCAAGAATGTAGGTTATGTAATGAAttggatccctttgtttgaaaTAATGATTGAAAGtaataatgtaatgattgtcagattatcattagtcataattctgaaaccgttattaacttttcaggattttcgtaaggttatcctatagataggttaggttaggtttgttttatggcaatcctgaaaagaagatacgcgtttctgagaaaaaccaaattatgactaacgaaaatgcggattatgacttaaaactttatgggaaacaatagagacccgtaggAAATAGTTGGATGTGGGCAGTTCGTGATCAATCGTATTGGAGACTTTTGGAGAGCAGTGGGGTCTTTTAGCAAATTACTAGGTATGATCATGACAATGAAACTCCCATTCAATCTCGATCGATTTGTCAAATTAGTTTGTCATCTTTGTGATTATAATGCAATTTTGTCAAACAGGTCAGCCGCTGTGTGCGTGCAGTAGTGGGGAGCTGCCGGTAGCCTGGGACGTCGTCTGTGCTGCTTTCTGCTCCGACAAATATGAGCTCAGAGGTGAGGTCCTTCACAATATGAGAACTATACATATGTAGCCCTACTAACTTAACAGCCATCGGTAGCTTGGGTATCGCCTGCACGGCTTTTGCCGTTGACAAGTGGAAACTTAAAGGCGAGATCCTTTTAACAACTTGAAGAGATGAGAGAAATCATATTTAGCTGCTTATCTTGTGTCTAGTATATGTCTAAATCTATGAAGTGTAAATCTTTTGGTTTTGTCCAGGTTGTCCAGCCTGTCCCACCGACATCACGACCCCTACCGCAGCTGCAACCAGCCGTTCTGTGGCAACCGCCTTCCTGTTGTCGACTACCGATGGCTGGACGGCGTGGTGCAACGTGCAATGCCGGCAGGGGCACGGCGGGGCCGCTTGCAACTGCGACCGGGCGCCCTTCCAGTAACCAGCCCTTCCCATAACCTGCCCTTGTAGTAATCAGCACTTGTAGTAACCAGCCCTTGTAGTAACCGGTAACCAACAACTGACCTCAGCGCAACATGCAGCGCAGCAGGCAAGGACACGGCGGGCCGGCTTGCAACTGCGACAAACAACTAACCAGTTCCTATAAGGATAACAACCGACGCCAACGTTATGCATATAGGTGCACACTTCACCAGCggcacagatcatataatactagtacagatacccaatcccatactaaaaacgcgcaccgtcctaagtagcaaatacttgtaggcaattttttagttcacagtaacaaactagatggcgcacggagccccacggagctaataaaactcttacgacaaacatgcgttgaaatggcgtcaaaacacctctcgcgcgacatctgttgtagctttcacgcactaaacctacacatcacaTTCATTTTTAAGGTCAATCATTACTAGAGGGCGTTTCAGC
Proteins encoded in this window:
- the LOC134659331 gene encoding uncharacterized protein LOC134659331 isoform X2 — its product is MRILSTLILGVLLPLAARANQSQLELSEGQPISEQLFGEGKRQIETPEVVLQLKYDRGELNRIYLAQFRKNKGRWAPSVPATDNLCSDLCHSGLGGLPCGETCADMIPVGLKSHLMEDPHENITDAEYGEPRVAVCPALCQYGLGQPLCACSSGELPVAWDVVCAAFCSDKYELRGCPACPTDITTPTAAATSRSVATAFLLSTTDGWTAWCNVQCRQGHGGAACNCDRAPFQ
- the LOC134659331 gene encoding uncharacterized protein LOC134659331 isoform X1, which gives rise to MKTENSEKPKLTNSLQIKMRILSTLILGVLLPLAARANQSQLELSEGQPISEQLFGEGKRQIETPEVVLQLKYDRGELNRIYLAQFRKNKGRWAPSVPATDNLCSDLCHSGLGGLPCGETCADMIPVGLKSHLMEDPHENITDAEYGEPRVAVCPALCQYGLGQPLCACSSGELPVAWDVVCAAFCSDKYELRGCPACPTDITTPTAAATSRSVATAFLLSTTDGWTAWCNVQCRQGHGGAACNCDRAPFQ